In Galactobacillus timonensis, the genomic stretch CCTTTACTCACGCCATTGCCATAGGTGCCATCCGTGAAGTGCACCACGAAAGCCTGATACCAGGCTGAGGTGTAAGCCTTGGAACCGCGATAGTGCGCATAGCGGATACCGTCGGCAGAGAAGATCGCCTGCGGCGAGCACATGTAGGCGATGCCGGCCGGATCACGATACTTACCGTCCCACTCGCCATGTGTCAGCTTGCCGTCCTTGCCTACCTGGAAGAACAGGTAGTTCGTTGCGTCTGCCGGCTGGCCTGCTTTGCCATCGATCGAGCAGTAGGGGCCATAAATCGTTCCATAGGCGTTGCCGCCTGATCCACCCATCTCGAAGAGGTCATTGCCTGCCTTGGAAAGGATATAGACCGATGCGTCCATGTCCTTTAACTGCGCCGGCTTGTCCGGTACGATCAGGCCGATGTACTTGCCCTTGTAAACGCCGCAGGTCACCCCGCCGGCCTGAAACTCTGTAAAACCGTTTGCAATCATTGTTGTCTCCCAATATTTGTACCTGAGCGCCCCTAGCGCATCGCTCCAATTACACGGCTTATCGCAGGCCCGTCTTCCCATCTTGCTGTCGTGCTGATTGGTGCCAAACTGTTGGCCGTTGAAGTAGAAGCACACATGTGACAGCTTGTGTGTGGTTCCACCTCGCTTGGCATGCGGGAACAGGACGATGTCACCATCCCGAAACTGTCCGGCGGGAACGAAATCGAACCATTGCGCCCACCGTTTCCTGTTGTACCAGATGTTGTCTGCGTAGCCATCACCGCCGATAGGTGACTTGTAAGTAGGACAGCCAATAATGCGTAGAAACTCCTTGTATAAATCGACGCACTGGATACCGGCTACTCCATCAATGTCTTTGCCCCATCCGGAATACTTAGTGTGAAATTCTGAAGGTGTCATATGCCTCCTTTCGCGCATGAAAAAAGCCCCGATGGGGCTTTTGCATATTTATTTAAGCCTGTAAATCACGACAAGTGATCTACCATAACTGTTTGGCCCGCGAGCGGCTCCGCTAATGGTTTGCCCGACTTGCAAATAGGCAATAATAACTTGATAGCTAATCCGCGGATGACCTTGTAGGTGATGCTCCCGTACTGGATCGTCTCGACCATGGTTATCTCAGCTCCTTGATCCGGTCACGGATCTCTTCACTGCGCTTCGTGTACTGGTCGACGTCCTCGTACTTGGAAAGCTCCCGCACCAGGATCTCGATCAGATCCAGCATGTCAGCAACGACTCCCAGGAGCGCCATCAGTCGCCGCCTTCTTTCCTGCCGTCGGTGATCCGCTTCGGCTGTTCCGTCGTGGAATAGCGCCCGTTCATGTTGTTCGTTACCGATCCGATGGACACCTGCCAGTAGTAGGCGATGGCCTCCTTGATCTCCGGAATGCTCAGCCCGTAGCTGATCTCAGGCATTGAATGCCTCTCCTGTGATCTCTTCGTACTGTTCCGCAGTGATGAACTTCGGAACATAGACCTTGATGGCTTCCTTGGCAGCTTCTTCGCCCTTTTCACGCTTCAGGCGTGCGTAATAGTTCTTCACGAAATTGAAAAACATCAGTTAGTACCTCCTGTCTGCAGTGCGGCGATCATTTCCATCAGCCCGGCGATCGCGTCCTCATTCGCCTGGATGCGCTCCGTCTGATCCGGCTGAGCACTGTGGTCGATGACATTTCCCTGCGCATCCTTGTCCGGTTTTTCTGTCCATGTCGTGAAGACCAGCTCGTCCGGCTTGCTACCAGGGAGTAGACGTCCGTCGTCTCTCTGCCACTCTTCCGGCTTCTTCAGTTCCTTGCCTGCTGTGTTGAAGATTTTCATCGTGTTCTTTCCTCTTTTCTTTCTGAGTCCTGAAATCTGCACCTGGAAACAGCTCAGCGAAGAGCTGGTCCATGCGGTTCACTCTGAAGTAGTTGTTCGGTATCCGGAGAACCGTCCCGCGCCAGGAGCGATAGCACTCCGCCGCACGTTCCGGCTCCATCCCGATCCGCTTGAAGGTTCGGCCAAATGTCGTACTCATAGCGCTGGACCGATTCCTTCCAGTCTGATCCCTGCTTTGACTTCTGGAACGCTTCATAGAGCGCGCCCATGTTGGATACCTTTTCGATGCCCTGCATATAAAACAAACAAAAAACTCGGAGGCTGACAGGCTGCCGGACGTATCCGGCGCCGTCCTCCGCACATATTCGGCTGAATGAGCCGGGACAGTGGCTCCTTTCGGTCTGAATCCGCCCGCTGATCGCGGTCGGGATTCTGGATTTACTTGCAGATACCGAAAGCGGGACGGACCCCAAGCGAGTAGCTCGCGCCGGCGTAGCCGGCAATGCCGTTGTTGCCCACGTGAGCGAAATCCGCAGAGCTGACAACGTCGCGAAGCCACCAGGTGGTGCGGTTGATGATACGGCTGTGGTCAAGCCGGAACAGCGGGAGCTGTGACTTGTCGATGCTGTACCAGTTCGGCATGTTTTTCCCGTCATTCATGGCTGATCCGTGGAAATAATCGCATCCGTAAACCATGCGCTCATTCATCAGCTCGACCGTGCTGTCGTACCATGTTCCGCCTGACTCAGAGTTTCCGGAAACAGCGTTCTGCAGATGCTCGCGATGGTTCAGAATGTGATCACCGAATGCTGTCTTGATCGTGGTCTTTGCCTGTGCCAGGTTGGACGTGTACATTGCAGAGCCAACATACGCGCCGGTCGTGACGTTGCTGGTATTCATCTGCGCGCTGTAGAGAATCGTGTCCGGGACAATGACAAGATGGTGCGTCGTGCACTCCGTGTCTCCGGTATGCAGCCAGTAGTCGAATCCGGCGATCCGCCAGTTCACGTCTCCGATTGTCCAGTAGTCTCCGATGTAAAGATCCTTGAACGTTCCGGCTTCGATCTCAGCCAGCTGTTCATCCGTGACAGCATTGCCGAGGCTCTTGCCTCTGTAGAGGCTGTTATGGAATCCTGCAGTCTGGAAGTCCAGGAAGTTCGGCAGGTCTGTCAGCTGGAACAGCTTCGTGCCTGCATCTGTGGTGACGAGTGCCTTTGCTGATTTGTCTGTTGTTGTTCCGTAATTCTTCAAAAGTGAATCAGTCATATCTTCTTTTTCCTCCCCACTTAATCACTTTTTTCATTCGTAGATCAGATGCTTCTCGGTGATGATGTTGTTCCCTTCATCGTCCAGAACTTCGTTCCCTTCGTCGTCCTTCAGGATGAAATAAACATATCCGTCGAACCAGCTGAACCCGTGCGCTGTGTCAAATCCGGCAGGGAGAGAAGCGCTCAGTCTGTCGATCTGCAGCTGCAGGCTTCCTGCGACATCAGTTCCCAGCTTGTCCTTGATGGCGTTAAACCATTCGGTAAATTGTGCCTCGTTTTGCGCGTACCACTGCCCAAAATCGGGATTTTTTATCGTCGCTGCCACAATGCCGCAGAGACTTGTGTCCTTGCGCGTGTCGGTGATCGCAGCTTGTGTGATTGCTGTGGCACCAGCTGCGACGTAGATCTGTGCCAAAACAATCTGGTAGATGTTATTAGCTCTTACAGGTGCCGTTGCTGTCGGGCTTGCACTGTATGTGCCTGTGATCGCCTTGATCGTGATTTTCCGATCCGTGTCGTTACGCTCCACGACAATGGTGTCGATGCGCGGATAGGTTGCCCCTGCTGTTGCCAGCGTCAGCCTTGTGGCACTGTCAAAAAAGCGCACCTTGCCGTCGATGTTGGCATAGCCGGAAGAGACGGAAACATCCATCCCACCAGCGGATGTCACTTGCAATTCTCCGTCGAAAACACCGGTCGTGAAGAACTTTCGCAGCCACTCCGCAAAGCTGTCAGCGTCATACAGTCTGTCGCTGTCTACGCTATTCCAAAAAAGCCCATACTGATCACTCATGAGATACCTCCGAAACTGTAAAGAAGCGCACATCCGGATTGTTAATGAGGCGCGTCGTTACGAAAAAAGTTTGCCCTGATAAGTCGATGTATTCGCCTCTCTTAAAATCAACTGCAATCACGCGCTTTTCAGCCTGTAAAGCATCAAAAACGGCTGAGGATTCGATTTGTTTGATTTCCATGTTTTTCTCCTATGCGATTCTCACCCACATATAAACAGCCAAGTACGGAGGCAGATTGTTATGCGGCTGACCGCCGCCTACCCATGAAGTTCTTACAGCGCCGTTTTCTCCTGTTGTCGGTTCGTTATTATTAACTGCGCCGCCGTTAACCCATGTGCAGTAATCATTATTTCCGGTAGTGTTAACCGGATATCCGACCTGATAGGAGCCTGATGAGTGCCTATGCTTTGGCATTTCCGCTTTTGTTAGCGTGTGCTGTGCTTCTCCACCTGTTGATCCTGCGGCGTAAGTATCACCTGCCGCTAGCAGAAAACGATCCTTCAGGCGCTCCCATGTGCCTCCAAAATGAACAGATGGATTTGTAGCATCAATCGATAAGTAAATGCTCCCGATCGGCATCCGATCAGCCTGCATTGTCTTGATTTTTTCAGCCATACGCCACTCCTGTCACTAAGATCGCAAAGTCTGATGAGACCGCTTTTGTGCAGTAAAAATTGATCGTTTTTCCACCTGCATCGTCAACGCCGTAAAACTTAATCAATTGGAAATTAGCAAGCTCTGTATTCGTCGGTACTTGACTCGATCCGGTCGGATAAGCGCTGACATCGACCGTGTCCCACTGGTACGCATTGGCCATCGTTTTGGAATACTTTTGATAACCCACCCCATTGATCGTCTCCGATGTGTGTGCATCCGATGTGCTGACCGCGATGACTTCGCTTGCATGCTTTGATCCGCCAACACTGACACCGCCTCCGCCTGTGCTGGTCATCGTTCCCAGCAGGTTCTTGACCGTCAGACCTTCGCCAAACTTCGGCTCAATCTTATAGATGCCATTTTCATAAACTTCTGAAATCTCCGTGATTCTGAGGTTCTGCGTGATTCCGTAAGCTTCTTTTTGGACCGTTACAATATCGCCAAGATCGTAGTCTACAAGGTACTTAAAATTCCCATCCGGATTGACTGACGCATCGAAAGACGATGCCAGGATCGAATTTGAAAGAGCGACATTCCCACGCTGTTTAAGCGCATCTTTGTATTGATCGGCAGTAATCTTATCGCTCTGCACATCCGTCGCAGACAAAAAGCTCTCGCGTCTCTCTAAGCCTGTGGAATCGGTCGCTCCAACCTCAACGATTGTGCGATCCGATCCCTCGCCCTGCCCGCCAACATAGCAGACGTTTTTATAGATCTGTTCGTTTTCTTCATACGTCGCGCTGTCAAGATTTGCAAAGCCATCTGAAAAGATGACACGCTCCCGATCTGACTGCGTGATGGAGTGATCCAAGCCTCGATAAAACTCAAAATAGATCTTCTTGTTTACAAAATCAGGACGGAACCGGAAACCTGTTGCCATCCCAGCACAGATCTCTTCCACCTTAGCCAAAAGACTTTGATAGGTCGCTTGGAAGGTAACTGTCTCCGTGTAGCCATTCAGCGGTCCAAGCTCAACCTGGGGAATTGCCGCTGCATTGCTATAGATCTCCCTGATCGCCAGCTCTGCCTTTTTCCCGTAGCAGGCGTAAAAAGGGCGAATCAGCCGACGATCCATATAGGATGACAAAAAGCGGCCTTTGGCTGTGATCTCAGCTTTCTTTGCCGTTTCTTCAAGCTTTAGATCCTCGATCACGCCTGCTTCTTTCGCACCTTTCTTCCAGACCAAAGAGCCACGCCGCAGCAGTGCAGTATTGGCTTCTGTGATCGGGCAGTGCAGTTCGAAAGATCCTGGTTCTGAGTATTTCCGGTTCCATTGCAGGCTCGAAAAATTGTCTACAATACCGGCAAAATCCATGCTTGCAGTATAAATCCTAACTTCGATCATACACTGGTGTACCTCTGACGGTAACTGATCCCGATGATCATGCTGTCAACGCCTTCATCCGCACTGTAACCGATGCTGTTTGTTCCTCTCGACAGCTGCAAAAAAGTCGAATCTTCGCTCAGATACTGGTTGATGCTGGACGTGTTCCCATCGTGTGTCAGCATAACCTTTTTATTGCCGTTGTCCGTCGTCACCGTCACAACGTCCCCAGCCACTAGGCTAAGCGGTTTTGCCGTTGTCCCGATGGAGATGTGCGCATGATCCTCGACGCGCGTAATGGACGGGTTTTTTACCGATCCATTGCATGTAATCTGGATCGTCATTCCTGTACCATCAATGCTCTGTTCATTCCGAATAACTTTTATCTTTTCTTTTTGGCGATAACCAAGCTCCTCTTTGGCCACCGTAAAAGCATGCTTGAAAGAGAAGGATGGCATAAATGAGGACATCGTAAAGCTTGTGTCGTAAAGATCATAAAAGTAAGGATCTGGGCAGATCAAAGAGACTTGATGTGTACGATATGCGTTAATCCCGTCCGAAGTTACTTTCTCGACAATGTACTCAATCTTGCGCTCTTCACTCCCATCTCTGATCAGCAGTTCTCCTAATGTCTTTTCCTCAAAAAGCGCATTCAGAAAAGCACGGTTTTCAACATAATTCCCGATGTCTTTCAATGTCAAAACAATATTGCGCTGTTTCAGCGATGACGAATGATAAACAGATCCATCAACACCAGTGTTGGATGAAGTGTTGACGTTCATTGTTTTGGAATACAATCCATCCGCATCAGCCAAAAGAAAGGGCGAGAATCCGCCCTCTCCAAATGTACAAATTAAGCCGCTTTTATTTGTGCATGTGATTGACCGCATTAGACACCTCTCAATGACAGCAGCAGCTCACGCGTCGAGTTGCGTGTCTGCCGTGCAATCTCACTGGGATCAAGCTCAGACGGTGCGTTTATGGTGATGTTCTGATTGAACGTCTGTGAAGAATTGGAGACCATGTTCCGCATATAGTCCTCCGACATAATGACCTCACGTCCGGCCTCCCCGCCGCCAAGCAGATTGCTGCCGTTTGTCCCGAAAATCGTCGCACCTTCCAGAATAATCGGCTGATCCATAGCTTTGCTATACCAGTTAACAGAAACAGAAGGAACACCGCCGTTTGCATTAAAGCCACCGCTCATTGAGAAGTGGGGAATCGCAATATGCTGGTTGAACTCGAATTTCGTGTTTTTGAACTTCCTTGCCATTTCATCGATACTTTCGATGACTTTTTTCTTCATCGTATCCATCGTTTTGGAAATGGATGTATCAGCATCCGTGAAGCTCTTCTGCATTGTCGATAGATCTGTTTTTAGCCCGGAAATCCCTGTTTTGATTTTCGGGAACTGAAGAATCAGCTTATCGAAGTGCTTCGTCATAGTTTTCATGGCTGGATTAAAAACAAGGCTTGCCGCCGAAACAACCCCCATATTCACGGACATGTCCAGAAGGCCAAGGCCTAAAGCCACCGCTCCGGCTGCCCCCGCAGCAGAGCCAAGCCCAAACGTTGTCAATCCTCCAGCCAACTCAAGAAATGCCAGTGCAGACGACGATCCATATTCCGAAACAATCGGAAGCTGTTCCGCCAGCTTAGCCATTCCCGAAGCGGCAAGATCAACACCAGCACCAATGCCAAGAACAGCGGCTCCAAAGGCAACGAATCCAACTGCTCCAGCTGTTAACGCCGGTCCTAACATTGCGGCACCAGCTGCTAAGCCAGCAATTGACACAACCATCAATGCCATTGCCGTTCCTGCTCCCGGGCCAGCCTGTGTTACTTTTACAGCTGCATCCGCAACCTGTTTGATCCCAACACCAGCAAGAGCAATTCCACCGCCAAGTGCAACTAGGGAAAGAGCCTGCCCTGCCAGCTGACCAAACGAGGTAGATGCCTGTGTCACTCCTGGTGCCGCTTGCGCAGCAGATGTTCCAAGACCGGTAAGTTTTGAGGCAAACCCGCCTGCTTTTGTGGCCACATTGCCAAAATGTGATGTAAGACTTGCGGCTCCTGAAATTAATTTCCCGCCAGTGCTGATAACCGGTCCGGCAGCGGCTGATAAAAGAGCAGCCTTAATAATCAGATCTCGCGTTGACGGGTTCAAACCTTCCCAGATTTCGCTTCCCTTCTGCAGAATCGGTACAAGTGTCTGCACCGCCGACGTGATAGATGGCATGACTGCCTCGCCGATCTGATACCCAAGCACCATCAGGTTATTGAGCACTGTTTGCCACTGATCGGCAGGATTCTGCATTGCGTCAAAGGTATCAGCTGTAGACCCTAGTGCATCCTGCAGACTTGTCTGCGATTGCGTAAACATGTCCGCGTTCAATGTTCCATTGTTAAACAGCTCATACAGCTTTGCTCCTGCTCGTGTCCCGAAGATGGCAACAGCATCATCGGAGCTCCCTACTGCCTTCTGGAACTCCTCCTGCATGCTGACACCATCCTGCATAGCGGATGCCTGCACACGCGTAAGCCCCATCATGACCGTCTGCACATCAGCTCCGGATTTCTCTAACTGACCAAGGAGCACAGCAGAATCCGAAGCATTCAATCCCATGCTCTGCAGCGCGGTGCTGTTCTGCACCATCAGCTGTTCCAGAGTGTCCATGCTGATGCCGGTATCCTGACCAACCTTATTTAAGGTGTCAAGCATTGCGCCAGCGTCGTCAGCTGTAAGCCCAAAGGCAGACATTGCCTTCTGCACATTATCAATGGAACTGTTTACATCAACATTGTTGATCTGTGCAAACTTTAGGAATTGCTGTGACATTTCCTCCAGCTGCTCCCCTGTTGCACCAAATCGGGTATTGATTTCACCAACGGCTGTTCCCGCATCTGCAAAGCTGACCGGCATTGTTGTTGCCAGATCCTTAACCGTCTGCTGCATCTTTTCAAGGGCTTCGCCGGAAGCTCCTGTTTTCTGCACAACAATGTCAAGACCGTTATCAACCTTGGACCACGAAGCCATCGCAGCCGTGATTCCGGCCGTAATCGGAACGGAGACTTTCTTAGAAAACTCATCACCGAATTTTGTTACGTTCTTTCCAAACGAATCGGAAAAGCCTGATCCTGCTTTCTTACCGGCATTCTTTCCGGATTCTTCGGATGGATCTTCAAGCGCTGTTTTAAGGTTCCCGCTAATATCTTCTGTTGTTGGTACAATCCGCACGTAGGCGGTTGCCAGTTCTATTCCTTCTGCCATTTCTTCCCTCCATAACGTGCTTCAAAAAACTCTTCCGCGCTGCTGAACTGCTTAACGCCTTTCTGCTGCACATGTTCCGCCTCTCTACCAAGCACCCAGTCGACTAACCTTGGCGGATAGTCATTACCTGAATTATTTGAAAGAAGCCAGCATACATTTGTGAGCTTATCGATGATCATGGCACATGCCAGTGATTCTGGAAGCTCATTTTTTACACCTGAGATCTTCTTCTTTGTTCTCGAATCAGCCCTGAAACCGGAAACAAGCACCGCCACCTTGGATGGCGGCAGTGCTGTCATATCGAATAAATGATACGTTTCCGCCAGATCACACACAACCTCATCGTGGTAATCCCGCAGAGTTCCGGCAAGGGCAATCAGTTTTTTCCTTCGCTGATCGAATTGAGGAACGAAAGAAACTCCGAAGACATGGATGTGCTGTGCACAATTCCATCCTTCGACAGACCGCGCACATGTTCTTTCAATGCGGCATAGCCTTCCTCGCCAAGAGTCATCTTCATCCCCTGAATGAGCGCAGATGATTTTCCTTTGTCCGCTTCCGTCAGGATCTCGACCAGTTCCCAGTTATCAACGGCGGTCACATTGACTTCCCATTCGAAGCCTGTTTTTGTCTTGCCCTTCATTGCATTCACCCATTATGCCTTCGACTTGATGTAGTCGGTCGAGGTAAGGCCGGTTCCATCGCCAAGAGCGGTGATAGTTACGCCATAGCCAATAGCTTCATCCACCTTGTAAGATACATCGCCC encodes the following:
- a CDS encoding phage distal tail protein, with the protein product MRSITCTNKSGLICTFGEGGFSPFLLADADGLYSKTMNVNTSSNTGVDGSVYHSSSLKQRNIVLTLKDIGNYVENRAFLNALFEEKTLGELLIRDGSEERKIEYIVEKVTSDGINAYRTHQVSLICPDPYFYDLYDTSFTMSSFMPSFSFKHAFTVAKEELGYRQKEKIKVIRNEQSIDGTGMTIQITCNGSVKNPSITRVEDHAHISIGTTAKPLSLVAGDVVTVTTDNGNKKVMLTHDGNTSSINQYLSEDSTFLQLSRGTNSIGYSADEGVDSMIIGISYRQRYTSV
- a CDS encoding XkdX family protein, whose amino-acid sequence is MFFNFVKNYYARLKREKGEEAAKEAIKVYVPKFITAEQYEEITGEAFNA
- a CDS encoding siphovirus ReqiPepy6 Gp37-like family protein is translated as MDFAGIVDNFSSLQWNRKYSEPGSFELHCPITEANTALLRRGSLVWKKGAKEAGVIEDLKLEETAKKAEITAKGRFLSSYMDRRLIRPFYACYGKKAELAIREIYSNAAAIPQVELGPLNGYTETVTFQATYQSLLAKVEEICAGMATGFRFRPDFVNKKIYFEFYRGLDHSITQSDRERVIFSDGFANLDSATYEENEQIYKNVCYVGGQGEGSDRTIVEVGATDSTGLERRESFLSATDVQSDKITADQYKDALKQRGNVALSNSILASSFDASVNPDGNFKYLVDYDLGDIVTVQKEAYGITQNLRITEISEVYENGIYKIEPKFGEGLTVKNLLGTMTSTGGGGVSVGGSKHASEVIAVSTSDAHTSETINGVGYQKYSKTMANAYQWDTVDVSAYPTGSSQVPTNTELANFQLIKFYGVDDAGGKTINFYCTKAVSSDFAILVTGVAYG
- a CDS encoding phage tail tape measure protein; translation: MAEGIELATAYVRIVPTTEDISGNLKTALEDPSEESGKNAGKKAGSGFSDSFGKNVTKFGDEFSKKVSVPITAGITAAMASWSKVDNGLDIVVQKTGASGEALEKMQQTVKDLATTMPVSFADAGTAVGEINTRFGATGEQLEEMSQQFLKFAQINNVDVNSSIDNVQKAMSAFGLTADDAGAMLDTLNKVGQDTGISMDTLEQLMVQNSTALQSMGLNASDSAVLLGQLEKSGADVQTVMMGLTRVQASAMQDGVSMQEEFQKAVGSSDDAVAIFGTRAGAKLYELFNNGTLNADMFTQSQTSLQDALGSTADTFDAMQNPADQWQTVLNNLMVLGYQIGEAVMPSITSAVQTLVPILQKGSEIWEGLNPSTRDLIIKAALLSAAAGPVISTGGKLISGAASLTSHFGNVATKAGGFASKLTGLGTSAAQAAPGVTQASTSFGQLAGQALSLVALGGGIALAGVGIKQVADAAVKVTQAGPGAGTAMALMVVSIAGLAAGAAMLGPALTAGAVGFVAFGAAVLGIGAGVDLAASGMAKLAEQLPIVSEYGSSSALAFLELAGGLTTFGLGSAAGAAGAVALGLGLLDMSVNMGVVSAASLVFNPAMKTMTKHFDKLILQFPKIKTGISGLKTDLSTMQKSFTDADTSISKTMDTMKKKVIESIDEMARKFKNTKFEFNQHIAIPHFSMSGGFNANGGVPSVSVNWYSKAMDQPIILEGATIFGTNGSNLLGGGEAGREVIMSEDYMRNMVSNSSQTFNQNITINAPSELDPSEIARQTRNSTRELLLSLRGV
- a CDS encoding phage baseplate protein yields the protein MAEKIKTMQADRMPIGSIYLSIDATNPSVHFGGTWERLKDRFLLAAGDTYAAGSTGGEAQHTLTKAEMPKHRHSSGSYQVGYPVNTTGNNDYCTWVNGGAVNNNEPTTGENGAVRTSWVGGGQPHNNLPPYLAVYMWVRIA